Within the Vanacampus margaritifer isolate UIUO_Vmar chromosome 8, RoL_Vmar_1.0, whole genome shotgun sequence genome, the region CGCCCACAGCCACGGACGCTCTTCTGCCGCGCTCATCATCTGAGACGCCAGGCTCGGCTGTCCCAAAACATTTGCACTTTGCTTGTAAGGGGGCCACAAAACGGGGCAAAACTTTGACGCTTTCCCACGACAGCATTTTCACATCCAGTCGGACCGTCTTCGTTTTGTGTTGTCAAAAATGGGAAATTTGCAAATTTGGTCtcataagataaaaaaaaaataaaaaggtcagAAGTCATTTGGGGGTTGAGAAAAGGTGTCTAGTTACAAAAGtcttgtcccaaaaaaaagaaaagaagaataaaGTCATTTGATGAAGGACACGTGCAAAGAATTGAAGTTGAAAGTTGCCAAATACAACAGCGGCCTTTTTGTTTACGTCGCATCAAAGAAGTCACAAAACGCCAACAACATTTTCTAGCAAAACAAAAGTCAGATTTGGAATTTTCAAACTTGTCGTACGCTGGATCTCGTCTTTGAGATAAAAGCGGTGATTGGGTACCTCGGCGGCACCCTCGGCGGCCTTCTTGAGGCCCCAGCCGTCGCTGGCCCAACGCTCGGCCACGTTGCGGTCGTCCGTCACCAGGAAGTTGTCGAAAAAGATGTCCGACGTCATGGACCACAGCTCCAGGCCCACGGCGCTGAAGGTGCTCATTTGGAACGGGTGCAGGTCCTCGAAGAAGTCCGGGTTGGCTATCTTGCGCGCCTTCCACACGCCCTGCACACGCCGCCGCGTCAGGGAAATCACTTTGTCCCGCTCCCCAATCACTACACAGACTTCACGAAGCCAACAGAGTTTCTGCTGCATGGCGCCAAAGCATCACTTTTGTCTCATTCAAACTCAACTCTTAACATAGTTGCAGGATGGcatcaaagcactacttttgtccacaCGTCACCTGGTAGTTGGGGTTGTCAATCATGGCCGCCTTCCACTTGCCCTTGTAGTCGGGGTTGTCGATGGCGGGGCGCTTCCAGGGCCCGCAGCCGGGCGCCGCCTCGCAGGCCGGGTTGGGGATCTGAGGCGCCTCCCACTCGCCGTCCATGTCCTCGTCCCTGAcggacacacgcacgcacgggtCACAGGTGGCGACGCGGCGGCAACAACGCGGCGGCAACGACGCGGCGGCAACAACGCACCAGTCCTCGGGCTTGACGGCGACGGGGTCTCCGATGTACTCGGGCTCGTTGTCCAGCCAGCCGTCAGGTTTGACCGCATCCTCGTCGGGAATCTGGGCGGGAGCGTCCTCGTCCCTGCGCGCGCGCCAACAAAATGGTGCCGTTCAATTTCAGTTATCATTCAAAAGCAACGCCTTTCCCGTCAAAGTCACTATTTttgaacaagtaaaaaaaaaaaaaaaagaacaagtggACGCTCAGCGCTGCTCAGTTCCTTCGAGCCCAATATGacatttggcagaggcatcttttgttcaTTTGCAGTCATAAAAAAGTTTTCTCCCGTAAATATCATTAAGCATAGAATTGATACTTTATTTAAGTTATAaaaagtcctcttgtttatgttaaacaaatttaaaaacatcacAAATGATGCCGTTTCTAATTTGGACACTCGTATGTCGAGAAAGgcttcttgggaggagcaatatggccgCCTCGTGACTTCAAACGTCtcggcctatcggctatccagtcagaTTCAGATCAGTGGGAGCAAATCATATtggggattttgtttttatgctgttGAAAACTTATTTGGCGCCAAGAAAAAGTGCTTGCGAGCAGTTGACGAACATCTTTGTGACCGTTTGCGGCGTCGAACAAACCCGAAGATAGTCGCTAGCATCACAAACTCTCGCCGACTTGGTTGATTGTACCGACTACAAAAGACAACTTTGCTGAAGTGAGGCTAAAATCTGCAGcagccgttaaaaaaaaaaatcaaaatgatttcATGTCTGAAGTTCAGGGGCGCTATTtccttgttattgtttttgactGACCAGTCATCGGGTTTGGCGGCGTCCGGGTCCTGAATCTTGGGCCTCTCATCCCAGTCTTCGGGCTTGCGGTCTTCGGGGTCCTCGATCTCAGCGGGGGGGTTGACCGGGGGGGTCACGTCCGTCAACAGGCTGCCGCTGTTCACCACCGTTTGGTCCACCAGCATCTCAAACGTGTTGTCGGGGTTCAACACTGGGGGGCGCACGTGAGTCAGTCATGTGGACACAtttggcgtgcgtgcgtgcgtgcgtgcgcgtggcTTTCTGACCCAGGGTGTAGAGATGCGTCTTCTTGTCGGTGTAGTACGTGCGCAGGTCAGCATCGGGCTTCTTGCTGTGTTTTTCCTCGTACTGCCCCGTTTTGGGATTCTTGTGTCGGAAGATGAAGTGCAGCTTGTAGTCCTCGCCGCATTTGTCCGGTCCGAACATGATGGTGTACGCCGTCTTGTCCACAAACTGGGCCTACATTtcaaacacatttgctcatttcaACTTGCCTTAATAGAATTTGTTCAGTAGGACGTAAAAGTGCACTCAAGATACGTTGGATCAATAAATCACTGCAACTTAcgctgtcaggcgattcaaactTTGAATCTAATTACAGGATTTTTAACATGGAAAACTCGTGCGACCACAAACATCTTCGCCAGCAATTTAGTTGCCGTCtccaatccttttttttcctccttacatTTGTGAACTTGGAGTCCGGAAGGTCGATTTGGAAAAGAGTTGAAAGCTCAACGGACAGACGAGTATTTGTCCATTCTTGAGAGTTG harbors:
- the canx gene encoding calnexin isoform X2, with the translated sequence MDRTVWLCVVLATGVLCLSLVPTCAAHDPDEDVLDQDVDVDDDDMDLDLMGVHEEPEDDHDTPAPPKTPAVPKVTYKAPEPMGEHYFAESFDRGTLDSWVLSRAKKDDTDEDIAKYDGKWEVEEMKDSKLPGDKGLVLKSRAKHHAISALLLRPFTFDTMPLILQYEVNFQAGIDCGGAYIKLLTQTPELDLAQFVDKTAYTIMFGPDKCGEDYKLHFIFRHKNPKTGQYEEKHSKKPDADLRTYYTDKKTHLYTLVLNPDNTFEMLVDQTVVNSGSLLTDVTPPVNPPAEIEDPEDRKPEDWDERPKIQDPDAAKPDDWDEDAPAQIPDEDAVKPDGWLDNEPEYIGDPVAVKPEDWDEDMDGEWEAPQIPNPACEAAPGCGPWKRPAIDNPDYKGKWKAAMIDNPNYQGVWKARKIANPDFFEDLHPFQMSTFSAVGLELWSMTSDIFFDNFLVTDDRNVAERWASDGWGLKKAAEGAAEPSLASQMMSAAEERPWLWAVYVLTVALPLVLILVFCCTGKKKSDAPAAAAAADYKKTDEAQPDVKEADEDEEDKEDKEDKGSPDGEHDDQAEEEEANVDKEDVDGDKEDEELEDDVLRRSPRNRKVRKD
- the canx gene encoding calnexin isoform X1 gives rise to the protein MDRTVWLCVVLATGVLCLSLVPTCAAHDPDEDVLDQDVDVDDDDMDLDLMGVHEEPEDDHDTPAPPKTPAVPKVTYKAPEPMGEHYFAESFDRGTLDSWVLSRAKKDDTDEDIAKYDGKWEVEEMKDSKLPGDKGLVLKSRAKHHAISALLLRPFTFDTMPLILQYEVNFQAGIDCGGAYIKLLTQTPELDLAQFVDKTAYTIMFGPDKCGEDYKLHFIFRHKNPKTGQYEEKHSKKPDADLRTYYTDKKTHLYTLVLNPDNTFEMLVDQTVVNSGSLLTDVTPPVNPPAEIEDPEDRKPEDWDERPKIQDPDAAKPDDWDEDAPAQIPDEDAVKPDGWLDNEPEYIGDPVAVKPEDWDEDMDGEWEAPQIPNPACEAAPGCGPWKRPAIDNPDYKGKWKAAMIDNPNYQGVWKARKIANPDFFEDLHPFQMSTFSAVGLELWSMTSDIFFDNFLVTDDRNVAERWASDGWGLKKAAEGAAEPSLASQMMSAAEERPWLWAVYVLTVALPLVLILVFCCTGKKKSDAPAAAAAADYKKTDEAQPDVKEADEDEEDKEDKEDKGSPDGEHDDQAEEEEANVDKEDVDGDKEDEEKLEDDVLRRSPRNRKVRKD